A portion of the Cryptomeria japonica chromosome 5, Sugi_1.0, whole genome shotgun sequence genome contains these proteins:
- the LOC131036216 gene encoding extensin-2-like: protein MAENRRAIAVVFFGVAMWTSLHFTIAYASSPPPLYEFKDAPPPHVPPPPIYVYKSPPPPTYIHKSPPPPKYVYKSPPPLTYVHKSPPPPTYVHKSPPPPSYVHKSPPPPTPTYSPPPPTYLHKSPPPPTYVHKSPPPPTYIHKSPPPPTYVHKSPPPPFYLHKSPPPSPYVYKSPPPPFYLHKSPPPPTYIHKSPPPPTYVHKSPPPPTYIHKSHPPPTYVHKSPPPPTYIHKPPPPPTYMHKSPPPPIFLHKSPPPYHYIYKSPPPPIYLHKSPPPPKYVHKSPPPPTYLHKSPTTPKHLHKSPPPPKNSVKPGSPYYYKSPPPPHHEHHDHHHHDHHHHDHHHHDHQITPPPHYSYKFPPPLHYASPPFPAHKSRSPFQKYPPPPHHVQHARFLYSTIVHASALPPLYEFKDSPPRVSPPLIYVYKSPPPPIYIHKSPPPPSYIYKSPPPPIYELD from the exons ATGGCTGAGAACAGAAGAGCTATTGCGGTGGTGTTCTTCGGAGTCGCCATGTGGACTAGTTTGCATTTCACAATTGCCTATGCATCTTCTCCTCCTCCTCTTTACGAGTTCAAAGATGCCCCTCCTCCTCATGTCCCACCTCCCCCGATTTATGTATACAAGTCTCCGCCTCCTCCAACTTATATACACAAGTCTCCACCTCCTCCTAAATATGTTTACAAGTCTCCGCCTCCTCTGACTTACGTGCACAAATCTCCACCTCctcctacatatgttcacaagtcTCCACCTCCTCCGAGTTATGTGCACAAGTCTCCCCCTCCTCCCACTCCTACTTAC tCTCCACCTCCTCCTACTTACTTGCACAAGTCTCCTCCTCCCCCCACATATGTACACAAGTCTCCACCACCCCCTACTTATATACACAAGTCTCCTCCTCCCCCTACATATGTGCATAAGTCTCCACCTCCACCTTTTTACCTACACAAATCTCCCCCTCCTTCTCCTTATGTATACAAGTCTCCACCTCCTCCTTTTTACTTGCACAAGTCTCCTCCTCCCCCTACTTACATACACAAATCTCCTCCTCCCCCTACATATGTACACAAGTCTCCACCTCCTCCTACTTACATACACAAGTCTCATCCTCCCCCTACATATGTACACAAGTCTCCACCTCCCCCTACTTACATACACAAGCCTCCTCCTCCCCCTACATACATGCATAAGTCTCCACCTCCTCCTATTTTCTTACACAAGTCTCCCCCTCCTTATCATTACATATATAAGTCTCCACCTCCTCCTATTTACTTACACAAGTCTCCACCTCCTCCTAAATATGTACACAAATCTCCTCCTCCCCCTACTTATTTGCACAAATCTCCCACTACACCTAAACACTTACACAAGTCTCCACCCCCACCCAAAAATAGTGTAAAGCCAGGATCACCCTATTATTATaaatctccaccacctcctcaCCATGAACACCATGATCATCACCACCATGACCACCATCACCATGACCACCATCACCATGACCACCAAATTACACCCCCTCCACATTATTCTTACAAGTTTCCTCCTCCGCTCCACTATGCATCACCACCATTTCCTGCCCACAAATCGCGATCACCTTTCCAAAAGTATCCTCCACCTCCTCATCAC GTCCAACATGCTAGATT TTTGTATTCCACAATTGTCCATGCTTCTGCCCTTCCTCCTCTTTATGAATTTAAAGATTCCCCTCCTCGTGTCTCACCTCCCTTGATCTATGTATACAAGTCTCCACCTCCTCCAATCTACATACACAAGTCTCCTCCCCCACCTTCTTACATATACAAGTCTCCACCTCCTCCTATTTAT gagcttgactaa